Proteins encoded within one genomic window of Sulfurovum sp. XGS-02:
- a CDS encoding sodium:proton antiporter produces the protein MHSFAPGIILITILGLVVFSDALANRLKIPSVFLLLIGSYTIYTYVPVAVPIDLPHYFDTIILFCIPLIFMGDALHLHFRDIKKHGWSIFYLAVVAVALSITAGASMYYFGIFEGLTLGAYVSLFAINMATDAVSVQSVLSRFKGIGHDIKVLIEGESLGNDATAVIAFFFIGLPWMMSGKIDAAEATMDALRVFAVSMGIGIGFGYLFYMMMKLIEDKRGELFVFIIEAYLSYVVAEHFHVSGILTLITAIIATKAWIDMDMKMLDEEEAKKSKTFLQKLRLHGIDSTTSERMEYIYEMAKEFGYIAAVMIFFVLAEMVSLEKIWEYKVEIFAMFIITTLIRAVSMAKFAFWGSKLEQIKPVGFEGWFILTFSGMKGALSIILVHMIPESFEYKELFEVVTTGVVMLSIFIYGTTLWAYFTFFRKEEEKKLFTH, from the coding sequence ATGCATAGTTTCGCACCGGGGATCATACTCATCACTATATTGGGACTGGTCGTTTTTTCAGATGCTTTGGCAAACAGGTTGAAAATACCCTCAGTATTTTTACTGCTGATAGGTTCATACACGATCTACACCTATGTCCCTGTGGCAGTACCCATAGACCTTCCACACTATTTTGATACGATCATTTTGTTCTGTATCCCGCTTATCTTTATGGGAGATGCATTACATCTGCATTTTAGAGACATTAAAAAACACGGCTGGAGTATCTTCTACTTGGCTGTGGTCGCAGTGGCCCTCTCTATCACAGCGGGTGCAAGTATGTACTACTTTGGGATCTTTGAGGGGCTTACGCTGGGTGCCTATGTTTCGCTCTTTGCGATCAATATGGCTACCGATGCAGTGAGTGTACAGTCGGTACTTTCCCGTTTTAAAGGTATCGGGCATGATATCAAAGTGTTGATCGAGGGTGAATCTCTGGGTAATGATGCCACTGCGGTTATCGCCTTTTTCTTCATAGGACTGCCATGGATGATGAGCGGTAAAATAGATGCCGCAGAAGCCACCATGGATGCACTCCGTGTGTTTGCAGTGAGTATGGGGATCGGGATAGGATTTGGATACCTCTTCTACATGATGATGAAGCTGATCGAGGATAAGCGCGGAGAGCTTTTTGTTTTTATCATCGAAGCCTATCTTTCCTATGTAGTAGCGGAACACTTTCATGTCAGTGGTATTTTGACCTTGATCACGGCGATCATCGCCACTAAGGCTTGGATCGATATGGATATGAAGATGCTGGATGAAGAGGAAGCCAAAAAGAGCAAAACATTCTTACAGAAGCTTCGTCTGCATGGTATCGACTCGACCACTTCCGAGCGTATGGAGTATATCTATGAGATGGCTAAAGAGTTTGGGTATATAGCGGCAGTCATGATCTTCTTTGTTTTGGCTGAGATGGTAAGTCTGGAGAAGATCTGGGAGTATAAAGTAGAGATATTCGCCATGTTCATCATTACGACATTGATCCGTGCGGTTTCTATGGCGAAATTCGCTTTTTGGGGCAGCAAGCTCGAACAGATCAAACCGGTGGGATTTGAGGGCTGGTTCATACTGACCTTCTCGGGAATGAAAGGGGCTCTTTCTATCATACTTGTACATATGATCCCTGAATCATTTGAGTATAAAGAACTTTTTGAAGTGGTGACCACAGGCGTGGTGATGCTCTCTATCTTTATCTATGGGACGACACT